A window from Cryptomeria japonica chromosome 1, Sugi_1.0, whole genome shotgun sequence encodes these proteins:
- the LOC131857968 gene encoding cytochrome f-like codes for MEIVLNILLYNQKNILIIVYVPGKKYSEIVFPILSPNPATNKAAHFLKYPLYVGGNRGRRQIYPDGSKRNNTVYNASATGKVSKITRKEKGGYQVTIDNPSDGRQVVDFVPLVPKLLVLEGKFIKADQSLMNNPNVGGFGQENAKIVLQDPLRVQGILLFLASIILAQIFLVLKKKQFEKVQLVEMNF; via the coding sequence ATGGAAATTGTGTTAAATATTCTTTTATACAATCAAAAAAATATTCTAATAATAGTTTATGTTCCTGGTAAAAAATATAGTGAGATTGTATTTCCCATCCTTTCACCAAATCCCGCTACTAATAAAGCAGCTCACTTCTTGAAATATCCCCTATACGTAGGTGGTAATAGAGGAAGACGACAAATTTATCCCGATGGGAGCAAAAGAAACAATACAGTCTATAACGCTTCAGCAACGGGTAAAGTAAGTAAAATTACACGTAAAGAAAAGGGTGGATATCAAGTAACTATTGATAATCCATCAGACGGTCGACAAGTGGTTGACTTTGTACCTCTAGTACCGAAACTTCTTGTTTTAGAGGGCAAATTCATCAAGGCAGATCAGTCATTAATGAATAACCCTAATGTGGGTGGATTTGGTcaagaaaatgcaaaaatagtactTCAAGATCCTTTACGTGTTCAAGGTATTTTATTATTCTTAGCATCTATCATTTTAGCACAAATATTTCTGGTTCTTAAGAAGAAACAATTTGAGAAAGTTCAATTAGTCGAAATGAATTTTTAG